The following coding sequences are from one Sardina pilchardus chromosome 16, fSarPil1.1, whole genome shotgun sequence window:
- the ovol1a gene encoding putative transcription factor Ovo-like 1a, whose translation MPRAFLVKKSSISSGKRNWSELPDHERGDIYIPAPMIPPVFSEETEASPAEFASFLSTQKDHNLPTQTQIHNHESYPAVPTAELPSSTALGRPASPGPESSKRPSSSSNYIRSKIKVTTGELPGEFQGQDSTDPVIPFVAPAITATTTTTTTTTSGVPGTSTTPNFVCQICQKTFQYQRMLNRHLKCHNDTKRHLCNFCGKGFNDTFDLKRHVRTHTGVRPYKCNACDKAFTQRCSLESHMKKIHGVTQQYAYKERRNKLYVCEECGHTAPTQDALLDHLSILHPNSTFLRNKAARKMATSPSGRPMGSPSDGPMAEEMSLPGSPLSLHSDDTTGSGGS comes from the exons ATGCCGCGAGCCTTCCTTGTGAAAAAGTCGAGTATTTCTTCGGGCAAACGGAACTGGAGCGAGCTGCCCGATCATGAGCGTGGAGATATCTATATTCCAG cacCTATGATACCTCCCGTGTTTAGTGAGGAGACGGAAGCCAGTCCTGCCGAGTTTGCCTCATTTCTCTCCACGCAAAAAGATCACAACTTGCCGACACAAACTCAGATCCACAACCATGAGTCCTACCCAGCGGTTCCTACCGCTGAACTACCCTCCTCAACTGCACTAGGACGGCCTGCTAGCCCAGGACCGGAGAGCAGTAAaagacccagcagcagcagcaattaTATACGCTCAAAGATTAAG GTGACTACAGGTGAGCTTCCGGGTGAGTTTCAAGGTCAGGACAGCACAGATCCAGTTATTCCTTTTGTTGCCCCTGCtataacagcaacaacaacaacaacaacaacaacaacctcaGGTGTCCCTGGCACATCCACAACGCCAAACTTTGTGTGTCAAATATGCCAGAAGACGTTCCAGTATCAGCGTATGCTGAACAGGCACTTAAAGTGCCATAACGACACCAAAAGGCACCTTTGCAACTTCTGTGGGAAGGGATTCAATGACACCTTCGATCTCAAACGACATGTTCGGACTCACACAG GTGTTCGCCCATACAAGTGCAATGCATGCGACAAGGCATTTACGCAGCGCTGCTCGCTGGAGTCCCACATGAAAAAGATCCACGGCGTGACACAGCAGTACGCCTACAAAGAGCGGCGCAACAAACTCTACGTGTGCGAGGAGTGCGGCCACACGGCGCCCACGCAGGACGCCCTGCTCGACCATCTCAGCATCCTCCATCCCAACAGCACGTTCCTCCGCAACAAGGCGGCGCGTAAGATGGCAACGAGCCCCAGCGGGAGGCCGATGGGCTCGCCGTCAGACGGTCCCATGGCCGAGGAGATGTCGCTGCCGGGGTCCCCGCTTTCTCTGCACAGCGATGACACGACAGGATCCGGCGGCAGTTAG